From one Mytilus galloprovincialis chromosome 13, xbMytGall1.hap1.1, whole genome shotgun sequence genomic stretch:
- the LOC143057436 gene encoding neuronal acetylcholine receptor subunit alpha-3-like yields the protein MLQDLKPQILSTSGWFTVVWNDSRLAWTKSSYGNVEYIYVPEEVVWHPELIVQNSVLELRKNLGAEKTVRIQYDGEVRWEPPAVLSTSCDMDVTFFPYDSQTCEIELASWGFPADAVNLTFYKTHINLEDYRPDGEWDLITTSQYPSELIEDDLVFSELLFRIEIDRLPGHYIMSVIFPTILTAVLTFVTFFLPLQSGGKIGYILTVLLALAVLLTLFSGSMPTTSKHTSVLVVFLTVTLGMACLVIIFTIFVIRLFHQPEHDKAPNWMHTLARLFMKLKCRFGRINHLAQSEHTNPTEGGDGSESSEPFKPYTNKELAEFFDYFLFAVFTVFYVFVLLCFPIVLSASK from the exons ATGTTGCAG GATTTAAAGCCACAGATATTGTCGACATCAGGATGGTTTACGGTG gtATGGAATGATAGCCGATTGGCCTGGACAAAATCGTCCTATGGaaatgttgaatatatatatgttccggaggAAGTAGTTTGGCACCCCGAATTGATTGTGCAGAATTC GGTTTTGGAATTAAGAAAAAATCTTGGTGCTGAAAAAACAGTCAGAATACAATATGACGGAGAAGTACGATGGGAACCACCTGCTGTTTTGTCCACGTCATGTGACATGGATGTCACGTTCTTTCCATATGACAGTCAAACATGTGAAATTGAATTGGCTAGCTGGGGCTTCCCTGCAGACGCTGTCAACCTGACATTCTACAAAACGCACATAAATTTAGAAGACTACAGACCAGATGGAGAATGGGATCTAATAACAACGTCCCAGTACCCATCCGAGTTAATTGAAGACGACCTGGTGTTTTCGGAACTTTTGTTCCGAATAGAGATAGACAGATTACCCGGTCATTACATAATGAGTGTTATATTTCCGACCATTTTAACTGCTGTATTaacatttgtaacattttttctgCCGCTTCAGTCCGGAGGAAAGATCGGATATATTCTGACAGTGCTTCTTGCTTTGGCAGTTTTGTTGACGTTATTTTCTGGAAGTATGCCTACAACTTCAAAACATACTTCCGTTCTAG TGGTATTTCTAACAGTAACATTGGGAATGGCCTGTCTTGTGATTATCTTTACGATATTCGTCATAAGACTTTTCCATCAACCAGAACACGACAAGGCTCCCAACTGGATGCATACTTTGGCAAGGttatttatgaagttgaagtgTAGATTTGGACGAATAAATCATCTTGCTCAATCAGAGCATACCAATCCAACCGAAGGAGGAGACGGTTCAGAGAGTAGTGAGCCATTTAAACCCTACACAAACAAGGAGCTGGCAGAATTCTTTGATTATTTTCTGTTTGCAGTTTTCACAGtcttttatgtgtttgttttattatgtttCCCAATTGTATTGAGCGCTTCAAAATGA